From the Sphingomonas aliaeris genome, one window contains:
- a CDS encoding TonB-dependent receptor plug domain-containing protein encodes MTVTHGYYDTRTEGVQGFGSLVSPTTGAPTFAPDGTLAVRTTGEDRHVKDGASTTVAATVGLPIGPEGFFDVSAEYNVRNPTNRTGFDPRQQYDLIGGALDPREFTFNRYSHRYGDAKTQDMKLFVNAGLPLGSATLYAFGSYNFRDGESAAFYRRPLAADGRSIASIYPNGFLPIINTTLEDVSGTTGIKGEIGNGFRYDLSVGTAKNKFDFQIKNSLNRSFGPSSPTAFDAGGLRYTQTVANLDLSKELDFGGLKSLTLAGGAEYRRETFKLRPGNGPSYLSGTFGGAAGAQGFPGISPTIGGQRVDQLRARHNVSAYAELDAEISDAFTVQAAGRYEDYSDFGSDFNGKLAARFELVRGFAIRGAASTGFRAPSLQQQFFSASATNNVNGVLLETVTLPTDNPIAIALGATPLKAETSVSYSAGAVFTAIPRVTLTVDVYQVSIDDRIVVTDNLTASRTNGVPSGTNPGLAIATILNNAGFNATNAARFFVNGVDTRTRGIDAVLTYRADLAGGKANFTAGYNYNETKINRVLAAPGPLANIPGLVLFGRQESLRLTDGQPRTKINFSLDYDHQWIGFNVRTNRYGKTLAAGTDLFGDVPLAAKWITDVEVRGTVSDRIELAIGANNVFDVYPTLTPTGRGIDPVTNAARNYGATNYVTPYSSFSPFGFNGRYLYARASVKF; translated from the coding sequence GTGACCGTCACGCACGGTTACTATGACACACGGACCGAGGGCGTACAGGGTTTTGGTAGCCTTGTGAGCCCAACCACCGGCGCACCGACGTTCGCTCCCGACGGAACCTTAGCAGTCCGGACCACGGGCGAGGATCGTCACGTCAAGGATGGCGCTTCGACGACCGTGGCAGCGACGGTAGGACTGCCGATCGGTCCGGAAGGATTCTTCGACGTTTCCGCCGAGTACAACGTGCGCAATCCAACGAATCGCACCGGTTTCGATCCACGTCAGCAATACGATCTGATCGGCGGCGCTCTTGATCCCCGCGAGTTCACGTTCAATCGATACAGCCACCGCTATGGTGACGCGAAGACGCAGGATATGAAGCTCTTCGTCAACGCCGGATTGCCGCTGGGCAGCGCGACGCTTTACGCTTTTGGTAGCTACAATTTCCGCGATGGTGAAAGCGCCGCATTCTACCGTCGTCCGCTCGCGGCTGATGGCCGGAGCATTGCATCGATCTACCCCAACGGATTCTTGCCAATCATCAACACGACGTTGGAGGACGTATCCGGGACGACCGGGATCAAAGGCGAGATCGGCAACGGGTTCCGTTATGACCTCTCGGTCGGTACCGCTAAAAACAAGTTCGATTTCCAGATCAAGAACTCGCTCAATCGTTCGTTCGGGCCATCCTCGCCAACGGCGTTTGACGCGGGAGGCCTGCGCTACACGCAGACTGTTGCCAATCTGGACCTGTCGAAGGAACTCGATTTCGGCGGTTTGAAAAGCCTGACCCTGGCCGGCGGTGCGGAATATCGCCGCGAGACCTTCAAGCTTCGCCCTGGCAACGGACCAAGCTATCTGAGCGGCACTTTTGGTGGTGCAGCAGGTGCTCAGGGTTTCCCGGGTATCTCCCCGACGATCGGCGGCCAGCGCGTCGATCAGTTGCGAGCTCGACATAACGTATCGGCCTATGCCGAGCTGGATGCCGAAATCAGCGACGCGTTCACGGTGCAGGCGGCTGGCCGTTATGAGGACTATTCGGACTTCGGTTCGGACTTCAACGGAAAGCTCGCCGCGCGTTTCGAACTCGTAAGAGGCTTTGCAATTCGCGGCGCCGCTTCGACCGGTTTCCGTGCGCCGTCGCTGCAGCAACAGTTTTTCTCGGCTTCAGCGACCAACAACGTCAACGGGGTCCTGCTGGAGACCGTTACCCTTCCGACCGACAATCCGATCGCGATCGCGCTCGGTGCGACACCGCTGAAAGCAGAGACCTCCGTCAGCTACTCGGCGGGCGCGGTATTCACCGCCATCCCCCGTGTCACGCTTACGGTCGATGTCTATCAGGTTTCGATCGACGACCGTATCGTAGTGACCGACAATCTGACGGCTTCGCGTACGAACGGTGTCCCCTCGGGCACCAATCCAGGGCTTGCCATCGCGACGATCCTCAACAACGCCGGTTTCAACGCCACGAATGCCGCTCGCTTCTTTGTGAACGGCGTGGATACGCGAACGCGCGGAATCGATGCTGTTTTGACGTACCGGGCGGATCTGGCTGGTGGCAAAGCGAACTTCACGGCCGGCTACAACTACAATGAGACCAAGATCAATCGTGTTTTGGCCGCTCCAGGGCCATTGGCAAACATCCCCGGCCTAGTGCTGTTCGGGCGTCAGGAATCGCTGCGCCTTACGGATGGGCAGCCGCGTACCAAAATCAACTTCTCGCTGGACTACGATCACCAGTGGATCGGCTTCAACGTCCGCACCAACCGCTACGGTAAGACGTTGGCGGCGGGCACCGATCTGTTCGGCGACGTGCCGTTGGCCGCAAAGTGGATCACTGACGTTGAAGTCCGTGGAACGGTGTCGGACCGCATCGAACTCGCTATTGGTGCGAACAACGTTTTCGACGTGTACCCTACGCTGACGCCGACGGGCCGGGGTATCGATCCGGTGACAAATGCGGCTCGTAACTACGGTGCGACCAACTACGTGACGCCGTATTCCAGCTTTTCGCCGTTCGGCTTCAACGGGCGTTACCTCTACGCGAGGGCGAGTGTGAAGTTCTAA
- a CDS encoding NAD-glutamate dehydrogenase, whose amino-acid sequence MAKTTLKSLSDALAARLTKGALPGELQDFGKKERQDAAAFVAATAETRSAGTPAMELEPISGSDPRRRMRLAIINDDMPFLVDSIAATIGAHGIGIDRIIHPVLRVTRDASGVLTDVGDTGAPESMVYLELERADARDRRDLLAALERNLADVRVAVQDWPALQKSIAADAEALLDSSLFDSDGEGAALLRWFLDGHMTLLGHEVWRGDTSLQQVGITRHAHDVPVLAEGSRAAAVEYFAKGGEAPLLLKSNLISSVHRHVPLDLVLVPVVEKNKVVGLSIHAGLWTSAALGAAPHTVPLLRTRLAALEAKFGFDPKGHTGKALTHALGALPHDLVTAFDADNLENLALTAMSLADRPRPKLVLVRSTLGRHMFAFVWLPRDDLTTARRVAIGDMLGEACNGALLNWSIALEDGVVAMIRYTFDLRGEGHMPNAAPLDARLARMVRGWVPAVEAALGELVDPTRAARLALGHAATFPQGYRNATAPEEAARDILCLARLEGPEDRTVRLFTDVGRAARLKIYREGGALALSDAVPVLENFGFRVIEEIPTALSGDTEGFVHEFLVEAASAYTGDAKVLEDAIAAVLEGKAENDAFNRLIVDAHMAPASVVLFRAWFRYLRQAGLPYGLTTVVDALRRAPNVAASLIDRFSAAHDPAHDSAGIPAKDAAIERGLDAVSAIDDDRILRALHSVIAATLRTNAFAPAGRIALAFKLDSHLIPGLPAPVPWREIWVYSPRVEGIHLRAGPVARGGLRWSDRRDDFRTEILGLMKAQRVKNAVIVPTGAKGGFYPKQLPSASNRDAWLAEGTESYRIFIRTLLSITDNIVEGKVVHPADVRILDDEDPYFVVAADKGTATFSDVANAIALEQDFWLGDAFASGGSVGYDHKAMGITAKGAWLSVQRHFAERGVDVQTQPITVVGCGDMSGDVFGNGMLLSKTLKIVAAYDHRHIFLDPDPDPAASWQERDRMFALPRSSWADYDTKLISKGGGVFPRTDKTIKLSKQIRAALGIDADEMEPTALISAILKAPVDLIWFGGIGTYVKAAAENNISVGDPANDRLRVDAEDLRAIAIGEGANLGVTQAARIAFSARGGRINTDFIDNSAGVDCSDNEVNIKIALNREMIESRLAYEKRNTFLASMTDDVAHLVLEDNRLQTLALSVAEHDGAQALPSYVRVIEIFEGAGRLDRAVEGLASNDDLLRRVQELRGLTRPELAVLLATAKLALQDAIEHSDLGMDPELRDDLFAAFPRAMQKKFAPAIEQHRLRPQIVATKLANRIVNRMGVLYPFELAEEEGAAMADIAALFVVAERLFDLPALWREIETAPMPEAARIALFDEVAVATRAQIADLLRVTRPGTGPAEILARLAKGIGSLDKQTKHLLLEEASAQSARIAARLEGAGAPRKLVQKTVRLFELDGAVGLADLGQRLTLDELVLTRAFTRLGQALGLDWAQANAARISPSDPWERLLIAGLARDFQQLRLDFLGRGSGDPQAQVEAWLSANADRVAQFKAVVERAKGAAAPNAAMLAQIAGQARVLLGR is encoded by the coding sequence ATGGCCAAGACTACGCTGAAATCGCTGTCGGATGCGCTTGCCGCCCGGCTGACCAAGGGCGCACTTCCGGGGGAATTGCAGGATTTCGGGAAGAAGGAGCGGCAGGACGCCGCCGCCTTCGTCGCCGCCACTGCCGAAACGCGCAGCGCCGGAACTCCTGCGATGGAGCTGGAGCCGATCTCCGGATCGGACCCGCGCCGCCGGATGCGGCTGGCGATCATCAACGACGACATGCCGTTCCTGGTCGACTCGATCGCGGCGACGATCGGCGCGCACGGCATCGGCATCGATCGCATCATCCACCCGGTTTTACGCGTCACGCGCGATGCGTCCGGCGTGCTTACCGATGTGGGCGATACCGGCGCGCCCGAATCGATGGTCTATCTGGAACTCGAACGCGCCGACGCGCGCGACCGCCGCGACCTGCTGGCCGCGCTGGAGCGCAATCTGGCCGACGTCCGCGTCGCGGTACAGGATTGGCCGGCGCTGCAGAAAAGCATCGCCGCCGATGCCGAGGCACTACTGGACAGCAGCCTGTTCGATTCGGATGGCGAAGGCGCCGCATTGCTCCGCTGGTTCCTCGACGGGCATATGACGCTGCTCGGACACGAGGTATGGCGCGGTGACACCAGCCTGCAACAGGTCGGCATCACGCGCCATGCGCATGACGTGCCGGTGCTGGCGGAAGGATCGCGCGCCGCGGCGGTCGAGTATTTCGCGAAGGGCGGCGAAGCGCCACTGCTGCTGAAATCCAACCTTATTTCCAGCGTTCACCGCCATGTGCCGCTCGATCTGGTGCTGGTGCCGGTGGTGGAGAAGAACAAGGTCGTCGGCCTCTCGATCCATGCCGGTTTGTGGACCAGCGCCGCCCTTGGCGCCGCACCGCACACCGTGCCGCTGCTCCGCACCCGCCTCGCCGCGCTGGAGGCGAAGTTCGGTTTCGATCCGAAGGGGCATACCGGCAAGGCGCTGACGCACGCGCTGGGCGCGTTGCCGCACGATCTGGTCACCGCCTTCGATGCGGACAATCTCGAAAATCTCGCGCTCACCGCAATGTCGCTGGCGGATCGTCCGCGCCCGAAACTGGTGCTGGTGCGCTCGACGCTCGGCCGGCACATGTTCGCCTTCGTCTGGCTGCCGCGCGATGATCTGACCACCGCCCGCCGCGTCGCGATCGGCGATATGCTGGGCGAGGCGTGCAACGGAGCGCTACTCAACTGGTCGATCGCGCTGGAGGACGGCGTGGTGGCGATGATCCGCTACACGTTCGACCTGCGCGGCGAAGGGCATATGCCCAATGCCGCACCGCTCGACGCACGGTTGGCGCGGATGGTGCGCGGCTGGGTCCCCGCGGTCGAGGCGGCTCTGGGTGAGCTGGTCGATCCGACCCGCGCCGCCCGTCTCGCACTTGGCCACGCGGCGACTTTCCCGCAAGGTTATCGCAACGCTACCGCGCCGGAAGAAGCCGCCCGCGACATCCTGTGCCTCGCGCGGCTCGAGGGGCCGGAGGATCGCACCGTCCGCCTGTTCACCGATGTCGGTCGCGCCGCACGGCTAAAGATCTACCGCGAAGGCGGCGCACTCGCTCTGTCCGATGCCGTGCCCGTGCTGGAGAATTTCGGCTTCCGCGTGATCGAGGAGATCCCGACGGCGCTGTCGGGCGACACCGAAGGGTTCGTCCACGAATTCCTGGTCGAGGCGGCCAGTGCCTATACCGGCGATGCGAAGGTGCTGGAGGATGCGATCGCCGCCGTGCTGGAAGGCAAGGCGGAGAATGACGCGTTCAACCGGCTGATCGTCGATGCGCATATGGCGCCGGCATCTGTCGTCCTGTTCCGCGCCTGGTTCCGCTATTTGCGCCAGGCCGGCCTGCCCTACGGCCTGACCACGGTGGTCGATGCGCTGCGCCGCGCACCGAACGTAGCGGCGAGCCTGATCGACCGCTTCTCTGCCGCGCACGATCCTGCGCATGATAGTGCGGGTATTCCGGCGAAGGACGCGGCGATCGAGCGCGGTCTCGACGCGGTATCGGCGATCGACGACGACCGCATCCTGCGCGCCTTGCACAGCGTCATCGCGGCGACGCTGCGGACCAACGCGTTCGCACCCGCCGGTCGGATTGCGCTCGCCTTCAAGCTCGACAGCCACCTGATCCCCGGTCTTCCCGCCCCCGTTCCGTGGCGCGAGATCTGGGTCTATTCACCGCGTGTCGAGGGTATCCACCTGCGCGCCGGCCCCGTCGCGCGTGGCGGCTTGCGCTGGTCCGACCGGCGCGATGACTTCCGCACGGAAATTCTCGGCCTGATGAAGGCGCAGCGCGTGAAGAATGCCGTCATCGTGCCGACCGGCGCGAAGGGCGGCTTCTACCCCAAGCAATTGCCGTCCGCATCGAACCGCGACGCCTGGCTTGCCGAAGGTACCGAAAGCTACCGGATCTTCATCCGCACCTTGCTGTCGATCACCGACAATATCGTCGAGGGCAAGGTCGTCCATCCGGCGGACGTGCGCATCCTGGACGATGAAGATCCGTATTTCGTCGTCGCTGCCGACAAGGGCACCGCGACCTTCTCCGACGTCGCCAACGCGATCGCGCTCGAACAGGATTTCTGGCTCGGCGACGCATTCGCCTCCGGGGGATCGGTCGGCTACGATCACAAGGCGATGGGCATCACCGCCAAGGGCGCGTGGCTGTCCGTCCAACGTCACTTCGCCGAACGCGGCGTGGACGTGCAGACGCAACCGATCACCGTGGTCGGGTGCGGCGACATGTCGGGCGACGTATTCGGCAACGGCATGCTGCTGTCGAAGACGCTCAAGATCGTCGCCGCATACGACCATCGCCACATCTTCCTCGATCCCGATCCCGATCCGGCGGCAAGCTGGCAGGAACGCGACCGCATGTTCGCGCTTCCCCGCTCCAGCTGGGCGGATTACGATACGAAGCTGATCTCGAAGGGCGGCGGCGTTTTCCCGCGCACCGACAAGACGATCAAGCTGTCCAAGCAGATCCGCGCCGCTTTGGGCATCGACGCGGACGAGATGGAACCGACCGCATTGATCTCCGCGATCCTGAAGGCGCCGGTCGACCTGATCTGGTTCGGCGGCATCGGCACGTACGTGAAGGCCGCGGCGGAGAACAACATCTCGGTCGGCGATCCCGCCAACGACCGGCTGCGCGTCGATGCGGAGGATCTGCGCGCGATCGCGATCGGCGAAGGCGCGAACCTCGGCGTTACGCAGGCCGCGCGCATCGCCTTCTCCGCGCGCGGTGGCCGCATCAACACCGACTTCATCGACAATTCGGCCGGCGTCGATTGTTCGGATAACGAGGTCAACATCAAGATCGCGCTCAACCGCGAGATGATCGAAAGTCGCCTCGCCTACGAAAAGCGCAACACCTTCCTCGCCAGCATGACGGACGACGTCGCGCATCTGGTGCTGGAGGATAACCGGCTCCAGACGCTCGCTTTGTCCGTCGCCGAACATGACGGCGCGCAGGCACTGCCAAGCTATGTCCGCGTGATCGAGATATTCGAGGGCGCCGGACGGCTCGACCGCGCGGTCGAGGGGCTGGCGTCGAACGACGACCTGCTGCGTCGCGTGCAGGAACTGCGCGGGCTGACGCGCCCCGAACTCGCGGTGCTGCTCGCGACCGCGAAACTCGCGCTTCAGGACGCGATCGAACATAGCGATCTCGGCATGGATCCCGAATTGCGGGACGATCTGTTCGCCGCCTTCCCGCGCGCGATGCAGAAGAAGTTCGCCCCCGCGATCGAACAGCATCGCCTGCGCCCGCAGATCGTCGCGACCAAGCTCGCCAACCGCATCGTCAACCGCATGGGTGTACTGTACCCGTTCGAGCTCGCGGAGGAGGAAGGCGCGGCGATGGCCGACATCGCCGCCTTGTTCGTCGTCGCGGAACGCCTGTTCGACCTGCCGGCCTTGTGGCGCGAGATCGAAACCGCCCCGATGCCGGAGGCGGCGCGCATCGCTTTGTTCGACGAGGTTGCCGTCGCGACGCGCGCGCAGATCGCCGATCTGCTCCGCGTCACCCGCCCCGGCACCGGCCCGGCGGAGATCCTTGCCCGTCTGGCGAAAGGGATCGGCAGCCTCGACAAGCAGACCAAGCATTTGTTGCTGGAGGAAGCCAGCGCCCAGAGCGCGCGTATCGCCGCGCGGCTGGAAGGCGCCGGCGCCCCGCGCAAGCTGGTGCAGAAGACCGTGCGGCTGTTCGAACTGGACGGCGCGGTCGGTCTCGCCGATCTGGGGCAGCGCCTGACGCTAGACGAACTCGTCCTGACACGCGCCTTCACTCGCCTCGGCCAGGCGCTCGGGCTCGACTGGGCGCAGGCCAATGCCGCGCGCATCTCGCCGAGCGACCCGTGGGAACGCCTGCTGATCGCCGGCCTCGCGCGCGATTTCCAGCAATTGCGACTGGACTTCCTCGGCCGCGGCTCGGGCGATCCGCAAGCGCAGGTCGAGGCATGGCTCTCCGCCAACGCCGACCGCGTCGCGCAGTTCAAGGCCGTCGTCGAACGTGCCAAGGGCGCTGCCGCCCCGAATGCCGCGATGCTGGCGCAGATCGCCGGACAAGCGCGGGTATTGCTGGGCCGGTAG
- a CDS encoding TonB-dependent receptor domain-containing protein has protein sequence MNYGILLTVAPISLMMPVSASATPDAPAAAPLAQAPHGSDIVTTGVAKGRDRLDSATSTSVLREAEITKLAPRSVGELLRDIPGILAEAPNGESIANITIRGLPLSSSGAKFVQLQEDGLPVTEFGDIIGASSDSFVRVDLNLAQVEAIRGGSASTFASNSPGGIINFISKTGEREGGAVALTAGLDFDQYRADFDYGGRLTSNLRFHVGGFYRQGEGPRRIGFDGQRGGQIKANVTREFTGGYIRLYGKYLNDRSPFYDSVPLRVTGTDADPKLSAVPGFDPTKDTLSTRALQSVTLLDENNQPILEDIRNGHRVNEQAFGVEGQFTLAGWTIMERFRYAGRSGGLIGPFSSLMLTPAAALTRLGATGGSFRYATGANAGQLISNPATLNGNGLIGIYNIRDRRQQDVGNVTNDIRASRVWEMGEASLTTTAGFYAARQTIDTSILYGVAVSEIRGGGDAELLNVFDSTGAARTANGIYAYNPLAGTQRRTLRLAYTVNAPFASANYRIGRVSIGGSLRYDYGSASGQVFGVELGNGRVGQVVRDIDGSGEISPPEQRVGVTPIGAPGLVDYDYHYLSYSAGINFRVSEPFAVFGRYSRGARANADRITFGAVIDNATGRLLIPSASYDPVKQAEIGVKFRRADLTLNLTGFHVDAQDTNINTSTGAVIARDYRATGLEFEGGIRHGLFSLTGGATWTDAKIVRDRVNPAIDGNTPRHQASLIFQATPQISNDRFAVGAVFIGTTDSYSQDVNLLKMPGYVTTNAFVQVRPTERLLLSLNATNLFDTRALTSIDEDRIPASGIVRGRVLNGRAISATARLDF, from the coding sequence ATGAATTACGGCATTTTGCTGACTGTTGCGCCGATTTCGCTAATGATGCCTGTTTCGGCATCAGCGACACCAGATGCACCGGCCGCTGCTCCGCTGGCGCAGGCGCCCCATGGCTCCGATATCGTAACCACCGGCGTGGCGAAGGGCCGCGACCGTCTGGATAGCGCCACCTCGACAAGCGTGCTGCGCGAAGCAGAGATCACCAAGCTTGCGCCACGTTCGGTCGGTGAACTGCTGCGTGATATCCCCGGCATTCTGGCCGAAGCGCCCAACGGCGAAAGCATCGCGAACATCACGATCCGGGGCCTGCCGCTGTCGTCCTCCGGCGCGAAGTTCGTGCAGTTGCAGGAAGACGGTCTGCCGGTGACGGAATTCGGCGACATCATCGGGGCGAGTTCGGACAGCTTCGTGCGCGTCGATCTCAATCTGGCCCAAGTGGAGGCGATCCGGGGTGGCTCCGCTTCGACCTTCGCCTCCAATTCGCCGGGCGGGATCATCAACTTCATCTCGAAGACCGGCGAACGCGAGGGGGGCGCGGTGGCGCTGACCGCAGGCCTCGACTTCGACCAGTATCGTGCCGATTTCGATTATGGCGGTCGGCTGACCAGCAATCTGCGCTTTCATGTCGGCGGTTTCTATCGGCAGGGCGAAGGCCCCCGCCGGATCGGCTTCGATGGCCAGCGTGGCGGCCAGATCAAGGCTAACGTCACAAGGGAATTCACCGGCGGCTATATCCGACTGTACGGCAAGTATCTCAACGATCGTTCGCCTTTCTATGATTCGGTGCCGCTGCGCGTGACCGGCACCGATGCCGATCCGAAGTTGAGCGCGGTGCCGGGTTTCGATCCGACCAAGGATACGCTGTCGACCCGCGCCCTCCAGTCTGTGACGTTGCTCGACGAGAACAATCAGCCGATCCTGGAGGACATCCGCAACGGCCATCGGGTCAATGAGCAGGCTTTCGGCGTGGAGGGGCAGTTCACGCTGGCAGGCTGGACGATCATGGAACGGTTCCGGTACGCTGGAAGGTCGGGCGGGCTGATCGGGCCGTTCAGTAGCCTGATGCTGACCCCGGCCGCCGCGCTGACCCGGCTCGGTGCCACCGGAGGCAGCTTCAGATACGCGACGGGCGCCAACGCGGGACAGTTGATTAGCAACCCTGCGACGTTGAACGGCAACGGACTGATCGGCATCTACAACATTCGCGACCGGCGGCAGCAGGATGTCGGCAACGTCACTAACGACATCCGGGCCAGCCGGGTATGGGAAATGGGCGAGGCCAGCCTGACGACCACCGCAGGCTTCTATGCCGCGCGCCAGACCATCGACACGTCGATCCTGTACGGCGTCGCGGTGTCCGAAATCCGGGGCGGCGGAGATGCCGAGTTGCTAAACGTCTTCGACAGCACGGGGGCGGCGCGGACCGCGAACGGCATCTACGCCTACAATCCGTTGGCGGGCACGCAGCGCCGCACGTTGCGGCTGGCCTATACGGTGAACGCGCCGTTCGCCTCCGCGAACTACCGGATCGGTCGCGTGTCGATCGGCGGCAGCCTGCGCTACGATTATGGCAGCGCCAGCGGGCAGGTATTCGGGGTCGAACTGGGCAATGGCCGGGTCGGGCAGGTCGTGCGTGACATCGACGGAAGCGGCGAGATTTCGCCGCCCGAGCAGCGCGTCGGCGTGACCCCGATCGGCGCGCCAGGTCTGGTCGATTACGACTATCACTATCTGTCCTATTCGGCGGGCATCAACTTTCGCGTGTCGGAGCCGTTCGCGGTGTTCGGCCGCTACAGCCGCGGCGCCCGCGCCAATGCCGACCGGATCACGTTCGGCGCGGTGATCGACAATGCGACCGGCCGGTTGCTGATCCCATCGGCTTCCTACGATCCCGTCAAGCAGGCCGAAATCGGCGTGAAGTTCCGCCGGGCGGACCTGACGCTGAACCTGACCGGTTTTCACGTCGACGCGCAGGATACGAACATCAACACGTCGACCGGCGCCGTCATCGCGCGCGACTACCGTGCTACGGGACTGGAGTTCGAGGGCGGTATTCGCCACGGCCTGTTCAGCCTCACCGGCGGCGCAACCTGGACCGATGCGAAGATCGTCCGCGACCGGGTCAACCCCGCGATCGACGGCAACACCCCGCGTCATCAGGCCAGTCTGATCTTCCAGGCGACGCCGCAGATCAGCAACGATCGCTTCGCGGTGGGGGCCGTGTTCATCGGCACCACCGACAGCTACTCACAGGACGTCAACCTGCTGAAGATGCCGGGCTATGTCACGACCAACGCCTTCGTACAGGTCCGCCCGACCGAACGGCTGCTATTGTCGCTGAATGCCACCAACCTGTTCGATACGCGGGCACTCACCTCGATCGACGAGGATCGCATACCCGCCAGCGGCATCGTCCGCGGTCGGGTCCTGAACGGCCGGGCCATCTCTGCAACCGCGCGCCTGGACTTCTGA
- a CDS encoding TonB-dependent receptor plug domain-containing protein, producing the protein MRRSAIALFWGASSVGFALPAFAQDIPSDVAAPTAVSEDPGSDIIVTGTRAQGRTVANSTVPIDVINGDTISQSGYTETNKVLSQLVPSFNFPQPSITDGTDTVRPATLRGLSPDQTLVLINGKRRHTTALLNINGSVGRGSAAVDLNLIPAIAIGRVEVLRDGAAAHTGRTRLPASSTSSLRKSAIFLAE; encoded by the coding sequence ATGCGTCGTTCGGCTATCGCGCTCTTTTGGGGCGCTTCCTCTGTCGGATTTGCTTTGCCGGCGTTTGCGCAAGACATACCGTCCGATGTGGCTGCCCCGACGGCGGTCAGCGAAGATCCGGGCAGTGATATCATCGTCACAGGTACGAGAGCGCAGGGACGTACAGTCGCAAACAGCACAGTCCCGATCGACGTCATCAACGGCGATACGATTTCGCAGTCTGGATACACCGAAACCAACAAGGTCCTCAGCCAGCTGGTACCCTCGTTCAACTTTCCACAGCCGTCTATTACGGACGGAACCGATACGGTGCGTCCGGCAACGCTTCGCGGACTGTCACCCGATCAGACACTGGTGCTGATCAACGGAAAGCGCCGTCACACGACGGCATTGCTGAACATCAATGGTTCGGTTGGTCGTGGATCTGCCGCCGTCGACCTCAACTTGATCCCCGCCATCGCGATCGGGCGCGTCGAAGTGCTGCGAGACGGTGCGGCAGCACATACGGGTCGGACGCGATTGCCGGCGTCATCAACTTCCAGCTTGCGGAAAAGCGCGATTTTTCTGGCCGAGTGA
- a CDS encoding PAS domain-containing protein, translating into MDNVHGFDGDLNSGLIDGVDDEPVVDEPKLEIGSDERRMHVRAYNHWVSLLGGRAYPSIEDLDPANIADFGPHAVLLDFSRGVEDPVIAYLGSALRAECDLDSSVTLISQVPSRSLLSRLTDHYLQIIANRAPIGFEAEFVSQRGFNTMYRGILMPFSSDEDTIDFIYGVINWKELVDAELQAQLDAEVQAAVRAAPPRATTAPIWADGPSAEREEADDTAGADTDEDETRSPAGPAANLADQLMLAQQTAAAVRAADTRTRSTLYRALGRAHDFAAAADRDPGSYEALLDAAGITLQLRAPMTPVVKLVFGADYDKTRLTEYAAVLGYARRMAVPTGGLGDFLDAFDGGIKGVVKAERALRQPAAKPKPDRRIALARKPVLASFALETGVPVGDYVVLLARSGTNGEVQVVASIGDAGLTEKAIRAAG; encoded by the coding sequence ATGGACAATGTTCACGGCTTCGATGGCGACCTGAATTCGGGCCTGATCGACGGTGTCGATGACGAACCGGTCGTCGACGAACCGAAACTGGAGATCGGCAGCGACGAGCGCCGGATGCATGTGCGCGCCTATAACCACTGGGTGTCGCTGCTCGGCGGTCGCGCCTATCCCTCGATCGAGGATCTGGATCCCGCGAACATCGCCGATTTCGGTCCGCACGCGGTGCTGCTCGATTTCTCGCGCGGGGTGGAAGATCCCGTCATCGCCTATCTAGGCTCCGCCCTCCGCGCCGAATGCGATCTCGATTCGTCGGTGACGCTGATCTCTCAGGTGCCGAGTCGCTCGCTGCTGTCGCGCCTCACCGATCATTATCTCCAGATCATCGCCAATCGCGCGCCGATCGGGTTCGAGGCGGAGTTCGTCTCGCAGCGCGGCTTCAACACGATGTATCGCGGCATCCTGATGCCGTTCTCCTCGGACGAGGACACGATCGACTTCATCTACGGCGTGATCAACTGGAAGGAACTGGTCGACGCCGAGTTGCAGGCGCAACTGGATGCCGAGGTCCAGGCCGCCGTTCGCGCCGCCCCGCCGCGCGCTACGACTGCGCCCATCTGGGCCGACGGGCCGAGCGCGGAACGTGAGGAGGCGGACGACACAGCAGGCGCCGATACGGACGAGGACGAAACCCGGTCGCCCGCCGGCCCCGCTGCCAACCTTGCCGACCAGCTGATGCTGGCGCAACAGACCGCCGCCGCCGTGCGTGCGGCGGACACGCGCACGCGCTCCACCCTGTACCGGGCGCTTGGCCGAGCACATGACTTTGCCGCCGCCGCGGACCGTGATCCCGGATCCTATGAGGCGCTGCTGGATGCGGCCGGGATTACGCTGCAATTGCGGGCGCCGATGACGCCGGTTGTGAAGCTGGTCTTCGGCGCGGATTACGACAAGACGCGCCTGACGGAATATGCCGCGGTATTGGGCTATGCACGCCGCATGGCGGTGCCGACCGGTGGCCTCGGCGACTTTCTCGACGCGTTCGACGGCGGGATCAAAGGCGTGGTCAAGGCAGAACGCGCACTCCGTCAGCCGGCCGCCAAGCCAAAGCCCGATCGGCGCATCGCCTTGGCGAGAAAGCCGGTACTCGCCAGCTTTGCACTGGAAACGGGCGTACCGGTCGGCGATTACGTCGTTCTGCTCGCACGCAGCGGGACGAACGGCGAGGTGCAGGTCGTCGCATCGATCGGTGATGCCGGCCTGACCGAAAAGGCGATCCGCGCGGCGGGCTGA